A genomic window from Glycine soja cultivar W05 chromosome 10, ASM419377v2, whole genome shotgun sequence includes:
- the LOC114370333 gene encoding uncharacterized protein LOC114370333 isoform X2, translating to METVCLHCGDRGFPETLVFCTECMAYALHRYCLKGLVNFTDAVTWFCEDCATKLGVPPALDQSTPIASVTRENCIQGVKKHNKQRKKKITKKQIEGKANAGLVAKTKGVLSASHSSSEPEHPHCSNRGEEEHEVKNDCGPVPRDVANFDVGEEESVARDLANSDVSFKSVPVSQGATNSDSGCVEVDGHVYAQPTIDPIWRGSMYFCNGTIRTVSGLLAHISNLACSQVAEETGHFPEVLHAEFLPRDKVWAESFKRGDPTDQDIALFFFPDSEGSEKDFDVLVEDIMICKHVIRFVGYEAKYYLWGVFRKKANLRRDK from the exons ATG GAAACTGTTTGTCTCCACTGTGGCGACAGAGGCTTTCCAGAGACATTGGTTTTTTGCACCGAATGTATGGCTTATGCGCTGCATAG GTACTGTTTAAAGGGGCTTGTGAATTTTACTGATGCTGTTACATGGTTTTGCGAGGATTGTGCAACAAAGCTTGGGGTGCCACCTGCTCTTGACCAATCTACACCTATCGCATCTGTAACAAGAGAAAATTGCATACAGGGAGTGAAAAAACACAATAAACAGCGAAAAAAGAAGATTACAAAGAAGCAGATTGAAGGAAAAGCTAACGCTGGCTTAGTTGCTAAAACAAAGGGTGTGTTATCTGCTAGTCACAGTTCATCTGAGCCTGAGCATCCTCATTGTAGTAACAGAGGCGAAGAAGAACATGAGGTGAAAAATGACTGTGGACCAGTTCCAAGGGATGTAGCTAATTTTGATGTAGGTGAAGAAGAAAGTGTGGCAAGGGATTTAGCTAATTCTGATGTAAGTTTCAAATCTGTTCCAGTTTCTCAAGGAGCTACCAATAGTGATTCAGGTTGTGTAGAAGTAGATGGTCATGTTTATGCACAGCCTACTATTGATCCAATCTGGAG GGGAAGTATGTACTTTTGCAATGGAACAATTCGTACTGTCAGTGGACTTCTGGCTCATATCTCCAATTTAGCGTGCTCCCAAGTTGCGGAGGAGACAGGACATTTCCCAGAAGTGCTTCATGCAGAATTTCTTCCCAGAGATAAGGTGTGGGCTGAAAGTTTCAAGAGGGGGGATCCAACTGATCAGGACAttgctctttttttctttcctgaCAGTGAAGG ATCTGAAAAGGACTTCGATGTGCTGGTTGAAGATATCATGATCTGTAAACATGTCATAAGATTTGTGG GATATGAAGCCAAGTATTATTTGTGGGGTGTCTTCAGAAAGAAAGCAAACTTAAGAAGAGACAAATGA
- the LOC114370333 gene encoding uncharacterized protein LOC114370333 isoform X1 yields METVCLHCGDRGFPETLVFCTECMAYALHRYCLKGLVNFTDAVTWFCEDCATKLGVPPALDQSTPIASVTRENCIQGVKKHNKQRKKKITKKQIEGKANAGLVAKTKGVLSASHSSSEPEHPHCSNRGEEEHEVKNDCGPVPRDVANFDVGEEESVARDLANSDVSFKSVPVSQGATNSDSGCVEVDGHVYAQPTIDPIWRGSMYFCNGTIRTVSGLLAHISNLACSQVAEETGHFPEVLHAEFLPRDKVWAESFKRGDPTDQDIALFFFPDSEGSEKDFDVLVEDIMICKHVIRFVGKNAELLIFPSTELPVQNWRYEAKYYLWGVFRKKANLRRDK; encoded by the exons ATG GAAACTGTTTGTCTCCACTGTGGCGACAGAGGCTTTCCAGAGACATTGGTTTTTTGCACCGAATGTATGGCTTATGCGCTGCATAG GTACTGTTTAAAGGGGCTTGTGAATTTTACTGATGCTGTTACATGGTTTTGCGAGGATTGTGCAACAAAGCTTGGGGTGCCACCTGCTCTTGACCAATCTACACCTATCGCATCTGTAACAAGAGAAAATTGCATACAGGGAGTGAAAAAACACAATAAACAGCGAAAAAAGAAGATTACAAAGAAGCAGATTGAAGGAAAAGCTAACGCTGGCTTAGTTGCTAAAACAAAGGGTGTGTTATCTGCTAGTCACAGTTCATCTGAGCCTGAGCATCCTCATTGTAGTAACAGAGGCGAAGAAGAACATGAGGTGAAAAATGACTGTGGACCAGTTCCAAGGGATGTAGCTAATTTTGATGTAGGTGAAGAAGAAAGTGTGGCAAGGGATTTAGCTAATTCTGATGTAAGTTTCAAATCTGTTCCAGTTTCTCAAGGAGCTACCAATAGTGATTCAGGTTGTGTAGAAGTAGATGGTCATGTTTATGCACAGCCTACTATTGATCCAATCTGGAG GGGAAGTATGTACTTTTGCAATGGAACAATTCGTACTGTCAGTGGACTTCTGGCTCATATCTCCAATTTAGCGTGCTCCCAAGTTGCGGAGGAGACAGGACATTTCCCAGAAGTGCTTCATGCAGAATTTCTTCCCAGAGATAAGGTGTGGGCTGAAAGTTTCAAGAGGGGGGATCCAACTGATCAGGACAttgctctttttttctttcctgaCAGTGAAGG ATCTGAAAAGGACTTCGATGTGCTGGTTGAAGATATCATGATCTGTAAACATGTCATAAGATTTGTGGGTAAAAATGCAGagcttttaatttttccttCTACTGAGCTTCCAGTCCAAAATTGGA GATATGAAGCCAAGTATTATTTGTGGGGTGTCTTCAGAAAGAAAGCAAACTTAAGAAGAGACAAATGA
- the LOC114370165 gene encoding uncharacterized protein LOC114370165 — MEAVCLHCGDRGFPETLVFCTECKAYALHRYCLKGPVVFTDAVTWFCEDCATKLGVPPALDQSTPISSVSRNNCIQRVKKHNKQRKKKLKKKQKKGKANSSLVAKTKEVLSGCHISPEPEHPQCSNRGEECEMKDECGPAPRDVANFDVGEEESVARDLANSDEGFKSVPVSQGATDNDSGCVELDGHVYAHPTIDPIWRGSMYFCNETNGTVNGVLAHMSNLACSKVAEETGHFPEVLHAELLPRDKVWPESFKSRRPTDQDIALFIFPDTEGSEKDFDKLVEDIMINEHVIRIVAKKAELLIFHSIELPIQYWRFEAKYYLWGVFRRKQTSEETNDAVYRD, encoded by the exons GTACTGTTTAAAGGGGCCTGTGGTTTTTACTGATGCTGTTACATGGTTTTGTGAGGATTGTGCAACAAAGCTTGGGGTGCCACCTGCTCTTGACCAATCTACACCTATCTCATCTGTATCAAGAAACAATTGCATTCAGAGAGTGAAAAAACACAATAAACAGCGAAAAAAGAAGCTTAAAAAGAAGCAGAAGAAAGGAAAAGCTAACTCTAGCTTAGTTGCTAAAACAAAGGAAGTGTTATCTGGTTGTCACATTTCACCTGAGCCTGAGCATCCTCAATGTAGTAACAGAGGTGAAGAATGTGAGATGAAAGATGAATGTGGACCAGCTCCAAGGGATGTAGCTAATTTTGATGTAGGTGAAGAAGAAAGTGTGGCAAGGGATTTAGCTAATTCTGATGAAGGTTTCAAATCTGTTCCAGTTTCTCAAGGAGCTACCGATAATGATTCAGGTTGTGTAGAATTAGATGGTCATGTTTATGCACACCCTACTATTGATCCAATCTGGAG GGGAAGTATGTACTTCTGCAATGAAACTAATGGTACTGTCAATGGAGTTCTGGCTCATATGTCCAATTTAGCGTGCTCCAAAGTTGCGGAGGAGACAGGACATTTCCCAGAAGTGCTTCATGCTGAATTGCTTCCCAGAGATAAGGTGTGGCCTGAAAGTTTCAAGAGTAGGAGGCCAACTGATCAGGACATTGCTCTTTTTATCTTTCCAGACACTGAAGG ATCTGAAAAGGACTTTGATAAGCTGGTTGAAGATATCATGATCAATGAGCATGTCATAAGAATTGTGGCTAAAAAAGCAgagcttttaatttttcattctatCGAGCTTCCAATCCAATATTGGA GATTTGAAGCCAAGTATTATTTGTGGGGTGTCTTCAGAAGAAAGCAAACTTCAGAAGAGACAAATGATGCTGTGTACAGAGATTGA